A window of the Chloroflexus sp. Y-396-1 genome harbors these coding sequences:
- the phnC gene encoding phosphonate ABC transporter ATP-binding protein codes for MSLLELHSVTKRYGAETLALNSITFSVQSGEFVAIIGPSGAGKSTLLRCINRLIDVSDGDILFNGVSVPKLRGKELRHHRTQIGMIFQHYNLVNRLSVLENVLHGRLGYKNTLQGILGLYSEQEKREAVRILETLGLSDQMYKRCDQLSGGQKQRVGIARALVQQPKMLLCDEPIASLDPSSAKVIMDTLRDINRTMGITVLVNLHQVDVALHYAERIIGINRGQVIYDGPPHALSNAQIYQIYGSEAGELILDLKERYAA; via the coding sequence ATGAGCCTGCTTGAACTGCATTCGGTGACAAAGCGCTACGGCGCCGAAACCCTTGCTCTTAACTCGATTACTTTTTCGGTTCAATCCGGTGAGTTCGTTGCGATTATCGGCCCTTCTGGTGCTGGTAAATCGACTCTGCTGCGCTGCATCAATCGCCTGATCGATGTTTCAGATGGTGATATTCTGTTCAACGGTGTGAGCGTACCGAAATTACGGGGTAAGGAACTCCGCCATCACCGTACTCAGATCGGAATGATCTTCCAGCATTACAATTTGGTAAACCGGCTTAGTGTGCTCGAAAATGTGTTACACGGGCGATTGGGATACAAAAACACCCTTCAGGGCATTCTTGGTCTCTACAGTGAGCAAGAAAAGCGTGAAGCGGTACGTATTCTTGAAACGCTCGGACTAAGTGATCAGATGTATAAGCGCTGTGATCAGCTTAGCGGTGGTCAGAAGCAACGTGTCGGCATTGCCCGTGCATTGGTGCAACAGCCAAAGATGCTGCTCTGCGATGAGCCAATTGCCTCACTCGATCCGAGTTCAGCCAAGGTGATCATGGATACCCTGCGCGACATTAACCGCACGATGGGGATTACAGTCTTGGTTAATCTTCATCAGGTTGACGTGGCATTGCACTATGCCGAACGGATCATCGGTATCAATCGCGGCCAAGTCATCTACGACGGCCCACCACATGCACTGAGCAACGCGCAAATCTACCAGATTTACGGCTCAGAGGCTGGCGAACTGATCCTCGATCTAAAGGAGCGCTATGCAGCCTGA